Proteins found in one Lycium ferocissimum isolate CSIRO_LF1 chromosome 6, AGI_CSIRO_Lferr_CH_V1, whole genome shotgun sequence genomic segment:
- the LOC132059679 gene encoding F-box protein At3g54460 isoform X1, translating to MEFEKNSISDHKLCGYFLTSLKISSPSHYTLPLNSQCYIAGDTCNNVHFISNDNVVLSPIEDQNAVVLTKKKKRSGRLSVVQQLHKLVRQKCLKIVARVVEVVTRGGDEEEEEEEVRVVVMVDVYLPIALWSGWQFPKSGNAAAALFRHVSCDWEARSSMLQSAKLGVEKDFSIWNLSDCHVVGCKLHCSAPDPSKKKLFELHEIFKSLPSVSKRGNPDFLRVNPLDTSKSGIWVITDDILINILSSLCPVDLLRVSATCRHLRSLAASIMPCMKLKLFAHQQAAVDWMLQRERNVELLQHPLYMDFVTEDGFAFYINAVSGQIATGQAPTIKDFHGGMFCDEPGLGKTITALSLILKTQGTLAEPPDGAQVMWCMHNADQRCGYYELCSEDTISSGVLLASRATGHNGRRGRLSLDKLTPTKSLNNFSTSIGSIVVGSAEHIATAEISSPTVTLSTPTRYSVRCTSSYSQIKRDLMYAYEGTEERNARKNSKKRKLTSNNQQRSSAYEKSGYSHKLSRCSKRFSEPSAENYVLKDTWIQCDACHKWRRLAEAGAADTTSAWFCSMNTDSLYQSCSVAEDSWDHKQQITCLPGFHSKGTPGGLEENISFFTSVLKDDYSIMDSEAKKALIWLAKLSPQKLLEMETIGLVQPIVQTSVGVPHSSHKIFQAFGLVKRTEKGTTKWYYPRGLVNLVFDLDALRVALCKPLDSFRLYLSRATLVVVPSNLVDHWRGQIERHVRQGQLRVFVWADYKRPSAHSLAWDYDVVITTFSRLSAEWSPKKRSVLMQVHWLRIILDEGHTLGSSLSLTNKLQMAVSLRSTNRWLLTGTPTPNTPSSQLSHLQPLLKFLHDEAYGQNQKIWEAGILRPFEAEMEEGRSRLLQLLHRCMISARKKDLQNIPPCIKKVTLLNFTEEHATSYNELVETVRRNILMADWNDPSHVESLLNPKQWKFRSTTIRNVRLSCCVAGHVRVTEAGDDIQDTMDILVEDGLDTTSEEYALIKYLLLFGGNCMRCKAWCRLPVITPCKHLLCLDCVSLDSEKCTIPGCGNLYEMQSPETLARPENPNPKWPVPKDLIELQPSYKQDDWNPDWQSTSSSKVAYLVDRLKEIQEANRMIITSNEDRIVETLSGSHACTGISNISTFSSQQYLVGPSNNLCSIIPQKVIIFSQFLEHIHVIEQQLAVAGISFASLYSPMPSISKVKALATFQHDVDCMALLMDGSAALGLDLSFVTHVYLMEPIWDKSMEEQVISRAHRMGATRPILVETLAMSGTIEEQMLKFLQEADEGRRLLKEECGKLGHDGARAPRTLHDFAESNYLAHLNFVRTSSKA from the exons ATGgagtttgaaaaaaattcaatttcagACCACAAACTCTGCGGTTATTTCCTTACATCCCTTAAAATTTCATCTCCATCGCACTACACTCTCCCTTTAAATTCCCAATGCTACATTGCTGGAGACACTTGTAATAATGTCCACTTCATCTCAAACGACAACGTCGTATTGTCCCCTATTGAGGATCAAAACGCTGTCGTTTtaacgaagaagaagaagaggagtgGTCGTTTAAGTGTGGTGCAACAGTTACATAAGTTAGTAAGGCAAAAGTGTTTGAAGATTGTAGCTAGGGTTGTTGAGGTTGTGACACGTGGaggtgatgaagaagaagaagaagaagaagttaggGTTGTTGTAATGGTGGATGTGTATTTGCCTATAGCTTTGTGGTCTGGTTGGCAGTTTCCTAAGTCTGGTAATGCTGCTGCTGCACTTTTTCGGCATGTCAG TTGTGACTGGGAGGCTAGGAGTTCTATGCTTCAGTCTGCTAAGCTTGGTGTTGAAAAGGATTTTAGTATTTGGAATCTGTCTGACTGTCATGTTGTAGGCTGCAAACTGCACTGCAGTGCACCTGACCCCTCCAAGAAAAAGCTCTTTGAGCTCCATGAAATTTTTAAGAGCTTACCAAGTGTATCAAAGAGGGGAAATCCTGATTTTCTAAGAGTGAATCCCCTTGATACTAGTAAATCGGGTATTTGGGTGATAACAGATGATATTTTGATCAATATTCTTTCTTCACTTTGTCCTGTTGATCTTCTCAGGGTTTCTGCAACATGTCGTCATTTAAGATCACTTGCTGCATCAATCATGCCATGTATGAAACTTAAATTGTTTGCTCATCAGCAGGCTGCAGTTGACTGGATGTTACAGCGTGAGCGCAATGTTGAATTACTACAGCACCCACTGTACATGGATTTTGTCACTGAAGATGGATTTGCTTTTTATATAAATGCTGTTTCTGGTCAAATAGCCACAGGGCAGGCTCCTACAATCAAGGATTTTCATGGGGGAATGTTCTGTGATGAGCCTGGCTTGGGTAAAACTATTACTGCTCTTTCTCTCATTCTCAAGACTCAGGGAACACTGGCAGAGCCACCAGATGGTGCACAAGTCATGTGGTGTATGCATAATGCTGATCAGAGGTGTGGTTATTATGAGCTTTGTAGCGAAGATACAATCAGTTCTGGTGTTTTATTAGCTAGTAGAGCTACTGGACACAATGGCCGAAGGGGACGATTATCTTTAGATAAACTAACCCCAACAAAAAGCTTGAACAACTTCTCCACATCAATTGGATCCATAGTTGTTGGTTCAGCTGAACATATAGCAACTGCAGAAATCAGTTCACCTACAGTCACGCTCTCCACTCCAACAAGGTATTCTGTGAGATGTACCAGTAGCTATAGCCAGATAAAAAGAGATCTTATGTATGCATATGAAGGGACTGAAGAGAGAAATGCTAGGAAAAACTCGAAAAAAAGAAAGCTTACTTCCAACAACCAACAAAGAAGCTCGGCATATGAGAAATCTGGTTATTCACATAAATTGTCTCGCTGTAGTAAGAGGTTCTCTGAGCCTTCTGCAGAGAACTATGTGCTCAAGGATACTTGGATCCAGTGTGATGCTTGTCACAAATGGAGGAGGCTTGCAGAAGCCGGTGCAGCAGATACTACTTCTGCATGGTTCTGCAGTATGAATACTGATTCGTTATATCAGAGTTGTAGTGTTGCAGAAGACTCTTGGGATCATAAGCAGCAGATCACTTGCCTTCCAGGATTTCATAGTAAAGGAACTCCTGGGGGACTGgaagaaaatatatcattttttacCAGTGTGCTGAAGGATGATTATTCAATTATGGATTCTGAAGCAAAGAAGGCTCTAATTTGGTTAGCTAAGCTGTCACCACAGAAGCTGTTAGAAATGGAAACAATTGGGTTGGTGCAACCTATTGTACAGACTTCCGTAGGAGTTCCTCATTCCTCTCATAAAATATTTCAAGCCTTTGGTCTTGTCAAGAGGACTGAAAAGGGTACAACTAAGTGGTACTATCCTAGAGGTCTTGTGAACCTGGTCTTTGATTTGGATGCCCTAAGAGTAGCTCTATGTAAACCTCTGGATTCATTTAGATTGTATTTGTCTCGGGCTACATTAGTTGTTGTCCCTTCAAATCTAGTTGATCATTGGAGAGGTCAAATTGAGAGGCATGTAAGACAAGGGCAGTTGAGAGTTTTTGTCTGGGCTGATTATAAAAGGCCCTCTGCACATAGTCTTGCTTGGGATTATGACGTAGTTATAACTACATTCAGTCGCCTGAGTGCTGAGTGGAGCCCCAAAAAGAGAAGTGTCTTGATGCAAGTTCATTGGCTGAGAATTATATTAGATGAAGGTCACACCCTGGGTTCAAGTCTAAGTTTGACCAACAAACTTCAAATGGCTGTTTCATTGCGGTCTACTAATCGTTGGTTATTAACTGGAACACCAACTCCAAACACCCCTAGCAGCCAGCTTTCACATCTACAACCCTTGCTTAAGTTCCTCCATGATGAAGCTTATGGACAGAACCAGAAAATCTGGGAAGCTGGTATTCTTAGGCCATTCGAAGCGGAGATGGAGGAGGGCCGGTCACGTTTGCTACAGTTACTTCACAGGTGCATGATCAGTGCCAGGAAAAAGGATTTGCAGAATATTCCCCCTTGCATCAAGAAAGTAACACTCTTAAATTTCACTGAAGAACATGCAACAAGTTACAATGAATTAGTAGAAACTGTACGGAGGAACATACTAATGGCAGACTGGAATGATCCTTCTCATGTTGAGAGTTTACTTAACCCTAAACAATGGAAATTCAGAAGTACTACCATCAGAAATGTAAGACTTTCGTGCTGTGTAGCAGGACATGTCAGAGTGACAGAGGCAGGTGATGATATTCAAGATACTATGGATATTTTGGTTGAGGATGGACTGGATACCACTTCAGAGGAGTATGCTCTGATAAAATATCTCCTTTTATTTGGTGGAAATTGCATGAG GTGCAAAGCATGGTGCCGTCTACCAGTGATTACACCTTGTAAACATCTATTATGCCTCGACTGTGTTTCTTTAGATAGCGAGAAGTGTACAATTCCTGGCTGTGGCAACTTGTACGAGATGCAAAGTCCTGAAACACTGGCCCGTCCTGAAAATCCTAATCCAAAGTGGCCTGTTCCGAAGGATCTGATTGAGTTGCAACCATCTTATAAACAG GATGATTGGAATCCCGATTGGCAATCAACATCTAGCAGTAAAGTTGCTTACCTTGTTGATAGGTTGAAGGAAATACAGGAAGCTAATAGGATGATTATTACCTCCAACGAGGACAGAATTGTTGAGACTCTTAGTGGATCTCATGCCTGCACTGGGATAAGCAATATCAGCACGTTTTCATCCCAACAGTATTTGGTTGGGCCATCAAATAATTTATGCAGTATAATTCCGCAGAAAGTTATCATATTTTCTCAGTTTCTGGAGCACATACATGTAATTGAACAGCAG TTAGCTGTTGCTGGTATCAGTTTTGCCAGTTTGTATAGTCCAATGCCTTCCATCAGCAAG GTGAAAGCACTGGCAACATTTCAGCATGATGTTGATTGCATGGCTCTATTAATGGATGGAAGCGCAGCTTTAGGTCTTGATCTGAGCTTTGTGACACATGTCTATTTAATGGAACCAATATGGGACAAAAG TATGGAGGAACAGGTGATCAGTCGTGCTCATCGTATGGGTGCTACGCGTCCTATTCTCGTGGAAACACTGGCGATGAGTGGCACAATTGAGGAGCAAATGTTGAAGTTCTTACAG GAGGCTGATGAAGGTAGGAGGTTGTTGAAGGAAGAATGTGGTAAACTGGGTCATGATGGGGCACGAGCACCTCGCACGTTACATGATTTCGCTGAAAGCAATTATCTCGCTCACCTTAACTTTGTTCGGACAAGTTCCAAGGCATGA
- the LOC132060771 gene encoding uncharacterized protein At5g39865-like: protein MMDHHYHHHKDNEFEYQEIQKAKSSSKFNRSKTIHSPRNPIEFPEKPLYLYPSPHSIERNGSVKKLHCSPLGSMVGTSFKGKVKKLCSIFDSRKEIHRSSIPKPQTKHTKPLILNSPLLPGTEDRVVIYFTSIRGIRRTFEDCYTVKMILGSYRVKVDERDVSMHNAYRKELQSVVGEKNNVNLPQVFIKGKYIGGAELIKQLNEIGELPKLLRGLPLRPIGYICEGCGDVRFLPCSNCDGSRKFFDEDEEQIKRCQVCNENGLVRCTLCCS, encoded by the coding sequence ATGATggatcatcattatcatcatcacaaGGACAACGAATTTGAATACCAAGAAATCCAAAAGGCAAAGTCATCATCAAAATTCAATAGATCAAAGACTATACACAGCCCCAGAAATCCAATTGAATTCCCTGAAAAGCCCTTATATCTCTACCCTTCTCCTCATTCGATCGAACGTAATGGCTCCGTTAAAAAGCTCCATTGCTCACCTTTAGGGTCCATGGTTGGAACTTCTTTCAaaggaaaagtgaaaaaattatgTTCAATATTCGATTCACGTAAGGAAATTCATCGATCCTCGATTCCAAAACCTCAAACCAAGCATACAAAGCCATTGATTTTGAATTCTCCATTATTGCCTGGTACGGAGGATCGTGTGGTAATTTACTTCACGAGTATACGAGGAATTCGAAGGACATTCGAAGATTGTTATACCGTGAAAATGATATTAGGAAGCTATCGGGTGAAAGTCGATGAAAGAGACGTCTCAATGCACAACGCGTATAGGAAGGAATTACAAAGTGTTGTGGGGGAGAAAAATAATGTGAATTTACCACAGGTTTTTATCAAAGGGAAATACATTGGAGGTGCTGAATTGATAAAGCAATTGAATGAAATTGGTGAATTGCCAAAGTTATTGAGAGGCCTTCCCTTAAGACCAATAGGATATATTTGTGAAGGTTGTGGGGATGTACGGTTCTTGCCTTGCTCGAATTGTGATGGCAGCAGgaaattttttgatgaagatgaagaacaaaTTAAGAGGTGTCAAGTCTGTAATGAGAATGGACTGGTTCGATGCACTCTTTGTTGTTCTTGA
- the LOC132059679 gene encoding F-box protein At3g54460 isoform X2 translates to MRSQVQISTRGKNISCDWEARSSMLQSAKLGVEKDFSIWNLSDCHVVGCKLHCSAPDPSKKKLFELHEIFKSLPSVSKRGNPDFLRVNPLDTSKSGIWVITDDILINILSSLCPVDLLRVSATCRHLRSLAASIMPCMKLKLFAHQQAAVDWMLQRERNVELLQHPLYMDFVTEDGFAFYINAVSGQIATGQAPTIKDFHGGMFCDEPGLGKTITALSLILKTQGTLAEPPDGAQVMWCMHNADQRCGYYELCSEDTISSGVLLASRATGHNGRRGRLSLDKLTPTKSLNNFSTSIGSIVVGSAEHIATAEISSPTVTLSTPTRYSVRCTSSYSQIKRDLMYAYEGTEERNARKNSKKRKLTSNNQQRSSAYEKSGYSHKLSRCSKRFSEPSAENYVLKDTWIQCDACHKWRRLAEAGAADTTSAWFCSMNTDSLYQSCSVAEDSWDHKQQITCLPGFHSKGTPGGLEENISFFTSVLKDDYSIMDSEAKKALIWLAKLSPQKLLEMETIGLVQPIVQTSVGVPHSSHKIFQAFGLVKRTEKGTTKWYYPRGLVNLVFDLDALRVALCKPLDSFRLYLSRATLVVVPSNLVDHWRGQIERHVRQGQLRVFVWADYKRPSAHSLAWDYDVVITTFSRLSAEWSPKKRSVLMQVHWLRIILDEGHTLGSSLSLTNKLQMAVSLRSTNRWLLTGTPTPNTPSSQLSHLQPLLKFLHDEAYGQNQKIWEAGILRPFEAEMEEGRSRLLQLLHRCMISARKKDLQNIPPCIKKVTLLNFTEEHATSYNELVETVRRNILMADWNDPSHVESLLNPKQWKFRSTTIRNVRLSCCVAGHVRVTEAGDDIQDTMDILVEDGLDTTSEEYALIKYLLLFGGNCMRCKAWCRLPVITPCKHLLCLDCVSLDSEKCTIPGCGNLYEMQSPETLARPENPNPKWPVPKDLIELQPSYKQDDWNPDWQSTSSSKVAYLVDRLKEIQEANRMIITSNEDRIVETLSGSHACTGISNISTFSSQQYLVGPSNNLCSIIPQKVIIFSQFLEHIHVIEQQLAVAGISFASLYSPMPSISKVKALATFQHDVDCMALLMDGSAALGLDLSFVTHVYLMEPIWDKSMEEQVISRAHRMGATRPILVETLAMSGTIEEQMLKFLQEADEGRRLLKEECGKLGHDGARAPRTLHDFAESNYLAHLNFVRTSSKA, encoded by the exons ATGAGGTCTCAAGTTCAAATCTCAACAAGAGGCAAAAATATTAG TTGTGACTGGGAGGCTAGGAGTTCTATGCTTCAGTCTGCTAAGCTTGGTGTTGAAAAGGATTTTAGTATTTGGAATCTGTCTGACTGTCATGTTGTAGGCTGCAAACTGCACTGCAGTGCACCTGACCCCTCCAAGAAAAAGCTCTTTGAGCTCCATGAAATTTTTAAGAGCTTACCAAGTGTATCAAAGAGGGGAAATCCTGATTTTCTAAGAGTGAATCCCCTTGATACTAGTAAATCGGGTATTTGGGTGATAACAGATGATATTTTGATCAATATTCTTTCTTCACTTTGTCCTGTTGATCTTCTCAGGGTTTCTGCAACATGTCGTCATTTAAGATCACTTGCTGCATCAATCATGCCATGTATGAAACTTAAATTGTTTGCTCATCAGCAGGCTGCAGTTGACTGGATGTTACAGCGTGAGCGCAATGTTGAATTACTACAGCACCCACTGTACATGGATTTTGTCACTGAAGATGGATTTGCTTTTTATATAAATGCTGTTTCTGGTCAAATAGCCACAGGGCAGGCTCCTACAATCAAGGATTTTCATGGGGGAATGTTCTGTGATGAGCCTGGCTTGGGTAAAACTATTACTGCTCTTTCTCTCATTCTCAAGACTCAGGGAACACTGGCAGAGCCACCAGATGGTGCACAAGTCATGTGGTGTATGCATAATGCTGATCAGAGGTGTGGTTATTATGAGCTTTGTAGCGAAGATACAATCAGTTCTGGTGTTTTATTAGCTAGTAGAGCTACTGGACACAATGGCCGAAGGGGACGATTATCTTTAGATAAACTAACCCCAACAAAAAGCTTGAACAACTTCTCCACATCAATTGGATCCATAGTTGTTGGTTCAGCTGAACATATAGCAACTGCAGAAATCAGTTCACCTACAGTCACGCTCTCCACTCCAACAAGGTATTCTGTGAGATGTACCAGTAGCTATAGCCAGATAAAAAGAGATCTTATGTATGCATATGAAGGGACTGAAGAGAGAAATGCTAGGAAAAACTCGAAAAAAAGAAAGCTTACTTCCAACAACCAACAAAGAAGCTCGGCATATGAGAAATCTGGTTATTCACATAAATTGTCTCGCTGTAGTAAGAGGTTCTCTGAGCCTTCTGCAGAGAACTATGTGCTCAAGGATACTTGGATCCAGTGTGATGCTTGTCACAAATGGAGGAGGCTTGCAGAAGCCGGTGCAGCAGATACTACTTCTGCATGGTTCTGCAGTATGAATACTGATTCGTTATATCAGAGTTGTAGTGTTGCAGAAGACTCTTGGGATCATAAGCAGCAGATCACTTGCCTTCCAGGATTTCATAGTAAAGGAACTCCTGGGGGACTGgaagaaaatatatcattttttacCAGTGTGCTGAAGGATGATTATTCAATTATGGATTCTGAAGCAAAGAAGGCTCTAATTTGGTTAGCTAAGCTGTCACCACAGAAGCTGTTAGAAATGGAAACAATTGGGTTGGTGCAACCTATTGTACAGACTTCCGTAGGAGTTCCTCATTCCTCTCATAAAATATTTCAAGCCTTTGGTCTTGTCAAGAGGACTGAAAAGGGTACAACTAAGTGGTACTATCCTAGAGGTCTTGTGAACCTGGTCTTTGATTTGGATGCCCTAAGAGTAGCTCTATGTAAACCTCTGGATTCATTTAGATTGTATTTGTCTCGGGCTACATTAGTTGTTGTCCCTTCAAATCTAGTTGATCATTGGAGAGGTCAAATTGAGAGGCATGTAAGACAAGGGCAGTTGAGAGTTTTTGTCTGGGCTGATTATAAAAGGCCCTCTGCACATAGTCTTGCTTGGGATTATGACGTAGTTATAACTACATTCAGTCGCCTGAGTGCTGAGTGGAGCCCCAAAAAGAGAAGTGTCTTGATGCAAGTTCATTGGCTGAGAATTATATTAGATGAAGGTCACACCCTGGGTTCAAGTCTAAGTTTGACCAACAAACTTCAAATGGCTGTTTCATTGCGGTCTACTAATCGTTGGTTATTAACTGGAACACCAACTCCAAACACCCCTAGCAGCCAGCTTTCACATCTACAACCCTTGCTTAAGTTCCTCCATGATGAAGCTTATGGACAGAACCAGAAAATCTGGGAAGCTGGTATTCTTAGGCCATTCGAAGCGGAGATGGAGGAGGGCCGGTCACGTTTGCTACAGTTACTTCACAGGTGCATGATCAGTGCCAGGAAAAAGGATTTGCAGAATATTCCCCCTTGCATCAAGAAAGTAACACTCTTAAATTTCACTGAAGAACATGCAACAAGTTACAATGAATTAGTAGAAACTGTACGGAGGAACATACTAATGGCAGACTGGAATGATCCTTCTCATGTTGAGAGTTTACTTAACCCTAAACAATGGAAATTCAGAAGTACTACCATCAGAAATGTAAGACTTTCGTGCTGTGTAGCAGGACATGTCAGAGTGACAGAGGCAGGTGATGATATTCAAGATACTATGGATATTTTGGTTGAGGATGGACTGGATACCACTTCAGAGGAGTATGCTCTGATAAAATATCTCCTTTTATTTGGTGGAAATTGCATGAG GTGCAAAGCATGGTGCCGTCTACCAGTGATTACACCTTGTAAACATCTATTATGCCTCGACTGTGTTTCTTTAGATAGCGAGAAGTGTACAATTCCTGGCTGTGGCAACTTGTACGAGATGCAAAGTCCTGAAACACTGGCCCGTCCTGAAAATCCTAATCCAAAGTGGCCTGTTCCGAAGGATCTGATTGAGTTGCAACCATCTTATAAACAG GATGATTGGAATCCCGATTGGCAATCAACATCTAGCAGTAAAGTTGCTTACCTTGTTGATAGGTTGAAGGAAATACAGGAAGCTAATAGGATGATTATTACCTCCAACGAGGACAGAATTGTTGAGACTCTTAGTGGATCTCATGCCTGCACTGGGATAAGCAATATCAGCACGTTTTCATCCCAACAGTATTTGGTTGGGCCATCAAATAATTTATGCAGTATAATTCCGCAGAAAGTTATCATATTTTCTCAGTTTCTGGAGCACATACATGTAATTGAACAGCAG TTAGCTGTTGCTGGTATCAGTTTTGCCAGTTTGTATAGTCCAATGCCTTCCATCAGCAAG GTGAAAGCACTGGCAACATTTCAGCATGATGTTGATTGCATGGCTCTATTAATGGATGGAAGCGCAGCTTTAGGTCTTGATCTGAGCTTTGTGACACATGTCTATTTAATGGAACCAATATGGGACAAAAG TATGGAGGAACAGGTGATCAGTCGTGCTCATCGTATGGGTGCTACGCGTCCTATTCTCGTGGAAACACTGGCGATGAGTGGCACAATTGAGGAGCAAATGTTGAAGTTCTTACAG GAGGCTGATGAAGGTAGGAGGTTGTTGAAGGAAGAATGTGGTAAACTGGGTCATGATGGGGCACGAGCACCTCGCACGTTACATGATTTCGCTGAAAGCAATTATCTCGCTCACCTTAACTTTGTTCGGACAAGTTCCAAGGCATGA